The proteins below come from a single Pelagibaculum spongiae genomic window:
- the speD gene encoding adenosylmethionine decarboxylase yields MASGKKVQLLGFNNLTKSLSFNIYDICYAQSRAHRQEYIEYIDEVYNAERLTQILTEVTDIIGANVLNIARQDYEPQGASVTMLISEGPVDAKPFADEKPGPLPDSVVAHLDKSHITVHTYPETHPDNGICTFRADIDVSTCGVISPLKALNYLIHSFDSDIVTTDYRVRGFTRDVEGNKHYIDHEINSIQNFIAEDTRDKYQMIDVNVFQENIFHTKMLLNEFDLNNYLFGSGADEFTPKQRDRIRQLLRHEMLEIFYSRNMPLNSSL; encoded by the coding sequence TTGGCAAGCGGTAAAAAAGTGCAGCTGCTGGGTTTTAATAACCTAACTAAAAGTCTCAGCTTTAATATTTACGATATCTGTTATGCACAATCTCGTGCCCATCGACAGGAATACATCGAGTATATTGATGAAGTCTATAATGCTGAGCGATTAACCCAGATATTGACCGAAGTAACCGATATTATCGGTGCCAATGTTTTAAATATTGCTCGCCAAGATTACGAGCCCCAAGGTGCCAGCGTTACTATGCTGATTTCTGAAGGGCCAGTTGATGCCAAACCATTTGCCGATGAAAAGCCAGGCCCGTTGCCTGACTCTGTTGTTGCGCACTTGGATAAATCACATATTACGGTTCATACCTATCCAGAAACCCACCCTGATAATGGTATTTGTACTTTCCGTGCCGATATTGATGTATCTACTTGTGGTGTTATTTCGCCCTTGAAGGCATTGAATTATTTAATTCATTCCTTTGATTCAGATATCGTAACCACCGATTATCGAGTACGTGGCTTTACTCGAGATGTCGAAGGGAACAAGCATTATATCGACCATGAAATAAATTCAATTCAGAACTTTATTGCTGAAGATACCCGCGATAAATATCAAATGATAGATGTAAATGTTTTCCAAGAAAATATCTTTCATACCAAAATGTTGTTAAATGAATTTGATTTAAACAATTATTTATTTGGTAGTGGCGCTGATGAATTCACGCCTAAGCAGCGCGATCGAATTCGCCAACTGTTAAGGCATGAAATGCTCGAAATTTTCTATTCTAGAAATATGCCGCTAAATAGTAGCTTGTGA
- a CDS encoding class I SAM-dependent methyltransferase — translation MNSCPLCHCTESSLFHTDLHPGPLPEQLREYLHCSQCSLIFVPSKFHLNSQQEKALYDLHQNDPFDLGYRKFLSRLSDPLLAQLEPNSKGLEFGCGPGPALAKMLEQAGHNISLYDLYYFPDSQLVDPLQQQYRFITATEVIEHLAQPEQVVKQLWSLLEAGGQLALMTKLATDQQAFSRWHYILDPTHICFYSRETFEWLAKKLGAGLEIIGNDVVILRKP, via the coding sequence TTGAATAGCTGTCCATTATGCCATTGTACAGAATCTTCGCTGTTTCATACCGACCTTCATCCCGGCCCATTGCCCGAGCAACTCAGAGAATATCTTCACTGCTCACAATGCAGCTTAATATTTGTACCTAGTAAATTTCATCTAAATAGTCAGCAAGAAAAAGCTCTCTATGATTTGCATCAAAACGACCCTTTCGACCTAGGGTATCGTAAATTTCTTTCTCGGCTATCAGATCCTTTGCTAGCCCAGCTAGAACCCAATTCTAAGGGTCTTGAGTTTGGTTGCGGCCCCGGGCCTGCATTGGCCAAAATGCTTGAACAAGCTGGGCATAATATTTCGTTATATGATTTATATTATTTTCCGGACAGCCAACTAGTCGACCCGTTACAACAGCAGTACCGATTTATTACCGCAACAGAAGTGATTGAACATCTGGCACAACCGGAGCAGGTTGTTAAACAATTATGGTCATTATTAGAAGCTGGCGGCCAACTAGCCTTAATGACCAAGCTAGCAACAGATCAGCAAGCCTTTAGCCGCTGGCATTACATTCTTGACCCGACTCATATTTGTTTTTACAGCAGAGAGACTTTTGAATGGCTGGCAAAAAAATTGGGGGCTGGGTTAGAAATTATTGGCAATGATGTCGTTATTCTACGCAAGCCTTAA
- a CDS encoding DUF3047 domain-containing protein, producing MNLRYTLKISACALGLCWSLLSVSATAEVLLDPMQMQNWEVHEFVEGTRYIARQEDQQSMLMANTKHGAGGYGLERSLNIRKTPWLVWRWKADKFPQVDDERVKAGDDFVARVYVIKKGLFGIFGTKVINYVFSAKQPTGSQWINPFTSRAVMIAASGNDSPKGEWIEVRRNLMQDWQKVWGEQPKSLDAIAIMTDADNSKSAARAVYGPIMLTSQVANGVQK from the coding sequence ATGAATCTGCGGTATACCTTAAAAATATCAGCTTGTGCATTAGGGCTTTGTTGGAGTTTGCTAAGTGTTAGCGCTACTGCCGAAGTCCTGTTAGATCCGATGCAAATGCAAAATTGGGAAGTTCATGAATTTGTTGAGGGCACCCGATATATTGCCCGTCAAGAAGATCAGCAATCGATGTTAATGGCCAATACCAAACATGGTGCCGGCGGCTATGGGCTGGAAAGATCGCTCAATATTCGTAAAACGCCATGGTTGGTCTGGCGTTGGAAGGCCGATAAATTTCCACAGGTTGATGATGAGCGCGTTAAAGCTGGAGATGATTTTGTTGCCAGGGTCTATGTGATTAAAAAAGGGCTGTTTGGAATTTTTGGCACCAAGGTTATCAACTATGTATTTTCTGCCAAGCAACCCACTGGCAGCCAATGGATAAACCCGTTTACCTCACGCGCAGTCATGATTGCTGCTAGTGGCAATGACTCGCCTAAAGGTGAGTGGATCGAGGTGCGGCGAAATTTAATGCAAGACTGGCAAAAAGTGTGGGGCGAACAGCCAAAATCGCTGGATGCTATTGCCATTATGACCGATGCCGATAACAGCAAAAGCGCCGCAAGAGCTGTTTATGGCCCTATAATGCTGACCTCTCAAGTTGCTAACGGAGTACAGAAGTGA
- a CDS encoding nucleotide pyrophosphohydrolase: MSSHQHDLKRLQQQLTEFRDDRDWRQFHTPKNLTAALAIEAGELQQELLWLNDAQVEQTLLEPEKREAIADEMADVLAYLLLLSDVTGIELSAALDKKIIKNAQKYPADKCHGSSEKYHAYKNLKPKK, encoded by the coding sequence GTGAGCAGTCATCAGCATGATTTAAAACGACTACAGCAGCAATTGACCGAATTTCGAGACGATCGAGATTGGCGGCAATTCCATACGCCGAAAAACTTAACTGCAGCATTGGCGATTGAAGCTGGTGAACTACAGCAAGAATTATTGTGGTTAAATGATGCACAAGTAGAACAGACCTTGCTAGAGCCAGAAAAACGAGAAGCGATAGCCGATGAAATGGCAGACGTTCTCGCGTATCTTCTTTTATTATCAGATGTTACCGGTATTGAATTATCTGCAGCATTGGATAAAAAAATCATTAAAAATGCACAAAAATATCCAGCTGACAAATGTCATGGCAGTAGTGAAAAATATCATGCCTACAAAAATCTCAAACCAAAAAAATAA
- a CDS encoding 4Fe-4S dicluster domain-containing protein produces MNLIEQVRDAGVVGAGGAGFPTHVKLNAKAEYLIVNAAECEPLLETDKFLMRQNADEMIAGVLLAKQQVQASKAVVALKAKYKTEIAVLEESIARLNADVEIFGMDNYYPAGDEQTMVYDVTGRTVPPAGIPLQVGCVVSNVGTLINVFRASQGKSVTRKIITVVGEVKQPRLIEAPLGMTLAECIEAAGGSKLEDYAVIRGGPMMGPILYKDQLAELTVTKADGGLIVLPRDHYLVLRSERTPQRILKETLSACIQCGFCTEQCPRFQIGHDLHPHKMMRVLGRVEEYTQEHQEALLCCACGICELTACPMDISPRQVNLIIADELRKKGIRYQAPETDKPITGREGRDFKKIPPERLIARIGLSPYYHQKLADYLPLYSQSVEISLSQHIGAPCQAVVAVGDQVTEGQMIGQVPAEKLGAPVHASISGRVTAIENGAVRISAEA; encoded by the coding sequence ATGAATCTGATTGAGCAAGTCAGGGATGCAGGTGTTGTCGGTGCCGGCGGTGCAGGCTTTCCTACTCATGTCAAACTCAACGCTAAAGCCGAGTATTTGATCGTCAATGCAGCAGAATGTGAGCCGCTATTGGAAACTGACAAGTTTCTAATGCGCCAGAATGCTGATGAGATGATTGCTGGTGTATTGCTGGCAAAGCAGCAAGTACAGGCTTCTAAAGCGGTTGTAGCACTGAAGGCAAAATATAAAACTGAAATTGCGGTTCTTGAAGAATCGATCGCTCGATTAAATGCCGATGTAGAGATTTTCGGTATGGATAATTATTATCCAGCGGGCGATGAACAAACCATGGTTTATGACGTCACTGGAAGAACCGTTCCGCCTGCAGGTATTCCGTTGCAAGTGGGCTGTGTGGTTTCCAATGTCGGTACATTAATCAATGTGTTCCGTGCTAGCCAGGGAAAATCAGTTACTCGTAAAATTATTACAGTGGTTGGTGAAGTTAAACAGCCTCGGCTGATTGAAGCACCTTTAGGTATGACGCTGGCTGAATGTATTGAAGCAGCAGGCGGCTCAAAACTGGAAGATTACGCGGTGATTCGCGGCGGCCCTATGATGGGACCGATTCTCTATAAAGACCAGCTAGCAGAGTTAACCGTCACCAAAGCTGACGGTGGTTTGATCGTTCTACCGCGTGATCATTATTTGGTTTTGCGTAGCGAAAGAACGCCACAACGTATTCTTAAAGAAACCTTGTCGGCATGTATCCAGTGCGGTTTTTGTACTGAGCAGTGCCCGCGTTTCCAGATTGGCCATGATCTGCATCCACATAAAATGATGCGGGTATTAGGCCGAGTTGAGGAGTATACCCAGGAACATCAGGAAGCTTTATTGTGCTGTGCTTGCGGCATTTGTGAGCTGACGGCATGTCCTATGGATATTTCACCTCGTCAGGTCAATCTGATTATTGCTGACGAATTACGCAAAAAGGGTATTCGTTATCAAGCGCCAGAAACAGACAAGCCAATAACCGGTCGTGAAGGTCGTGATTTTAAGAAAATCCCACCAGAGCGTTTAATTGCACGTATCGGTTTAAGTCCTTATTACCATCAGAAATTGGCCGATTATCTGCCGCTGTATAGTCAGTCGGTAGAAATTTCACTGAGTCAGCATATTGGTGCGCCATGCCAAGCTGTTGTCGCTGTCGGTGATCAGGTTACTGAAGGTCAAATGATTGGACAGGTACCCGCAGAAAAGCTGGGTGCACCGGTTCATGCAAGTATTAGTGGACGTGTGACCGCCATTGAAAATGGTGCAGTTCGTATTTCCGCGGAGGCATAG
- a CDS encoding BMC domain-containing protein encodes MKSLAMIEFNSIAKGMESADTMTKAAEVRLEEAKTICPGKYISLVSGDVAAVQASLEAGVAIGGHHIVDQLLIPNVHPQVLNGLRGMTPPTKPNAVGVLEFFSVATSVLACDASAKAADVEIIELRLAMAIGGKSFYTITGDVSAVQAAVDAGAAIGQENGLLIHKAVIPSPTDEFFNTLL; translated from the coding sequence ATGAAATCCTTAGCTATGATCGAATTTAATAGCATCGCCAAGGGCATGGAATCAGCAGATACTATGACCAAAGCGGCAGAAGTTCGCCTAGAAGAAGCAAAAACGATTTGCCCAGGTAAGTACATTTCTCTGGTATCAGGTGATGTTGCTGCGGTTCAGGCTTCTTTGGAGGCAGGTGTTGCTATAGGTGGGCACCATATTGTCGATCAGTTGTTAATTCCTAATGTTCATCCTCAGGTATTAAACGGCTTACGCGGTATGACACCGCCAACCAAACCTAATGCAGTTGGCGTGCTGGAATTTTTTAGCGTAGCGACTTCAGTATTAGCTTGTGATGCTTCAGCAAAAGCAGCTGATGTAGAAATTATTGAACTGCGGTTGGCCATGGCCATCGGTGGAAAGTCTTTCTACACCATTACTGGTGATGTTTCGGCAGTTCAGGCAGCAGTTGATGCCGGTGCAGCAATCGGCCAAGAAAATGGTCTGTTAATTCATAAGGCGGTTATCCCATCGCCAACGGATGAATTCTTTAACACTTTGTTGTAA
- the yiaY gene encoding L-threonine dehydrogenase, with the protein MAAYKFFMPAVNLMGEGCLKEAVADIKSLGFSKALIVTDKPLVEIGLVSKVVEDLGAADITSLVFDGTQPNPTVGNVDAGLEMLKASDCDFIISLGGGSPHDCAKGIALVAANGGSIKDYEGVDQSAKPQMPLVAINTTAGTASEITRFCIITDEERHVKMAIVDKNTTPILSVNDPALMKDMPKSLTAATGMDALTHAVEAYVSIIATPVTDASALMAIELVEKYLRAAVADGDNMQAREKMAYAQLLAGMAFNNASLGYVHAMAHQLGGFYDLPHGVCNAILLPHVQEYNAQVSAARLKDVARAMGINVMGMSDDEGAKAALVAIRKLSADIGIPAGLAELGAKEEDFATLADNALKDACGFTNPKQPTHEEVCEIYKKAM; encoded by the coding sequence ATGGCTGCTTATAAGTTTTTCATGCCTGCTGTTAATTTGATGGGTGAAGGATGTCTAAAAGAGGCAGTAGCCGATATTAAAAGTCTGGGTTTCTCCAAAGCATTGATCGTTACCGACAAGCCATTAGTGGAAATCGGTCTGGTAAGCAAGGTTGTAGAAGATCTCGGCGCTGCAGATATTACGAGTTTGGTATTTGACGGTACTCAGCCAAACCCAACCGTAGGTAATGTAGATGCTGGCTTGGAAATGCTAAAGGCATCTGATTGTGATTTTATTATTTCTTTAGGCGGTGGATCTCCACACGATTGCGCCAAAGGTATTGCGTTAGTTGCAGCAAATGGCGGCAGCATTAAAGATTATGAAGGTGTTGACCAGTCTGCCAAGCCGCAAATGCCGCTAGTAGCGATTAATACCACTGCAGGTACCGCATCAGAAATTACTCGTTTCTGCATTATTACTGATGAAGAGCGTCACGTAAAAATGGCGATCGTAGATAAAAACACTACGCCAATTTTATCAGTCAATGATCCTGCATTAATGAAAGATATGCCAAAAAGCCTGACTGCGGCGACCGGTATGGATGCACTGACTCACGCGGTTGAAGCTTATGTTTCAATTATCGCCACACCAGTGACTGACGCCAGCGCATTAATGGCGATTGAATTGGTCGAAAAGTATTTACGCGCAGCGGTTGCCGATGGCGACAACATGCAAGCCCGTGAAAAAATGGCCTACGCACAGCTATTAGCGGGCATGGCATTCAACAACGCAAGCTTGGGTTATGTACATGCGATGGCGCACCAGTTGGGTGGCTTCTACGACTTGCCGCATGGGGTTTGTAACGCAATTCTGTTGCCACATGTTCAGGAATATAACGCGCAGGTTTCTGCTGCTCGCCTGAAAGATGTCGCACGCGCAATGGGCATTAATGTTATGGGGATGTCTGACGACGAAGGCGCGAAAGCCGCATTGGTCGCTATTCGTAAATTAAGTGCTGATATTGGAATTCCTGCAGGCTTGGCAGAATTGGGGGCTAAGGAAGAAGACTTTGCCACTTTGGCAGACAATGCCTTGAAAGATGCTTGTGGCTTCACTAACCCTAAGCAGCCTACCCACGAAGAAGTGTGTGAGATTTACAAAAAAGCCATGTAA
- a CDS encoding iron-containing alcohol dehydrogenase — MARQLITQDHVEKLASGTTLNIGPGQILTPGARDAASAKKIHLAFGEHEEPLQKSSKEKSPHIGYHSEAAENAGPDFYMPPLNLQGRGCLKRLGTKLKEMGFKKALLVTDKVLRTTGLVDKVTGMLEYGYGIDTIIYDGTQPNPTTTNVYDGVKLLQKHECDLVISLGGGSPHDCAKAIALIATNGGRVCNFEGMDKVRKAAMPLAAINTTAGTASEMTRFCIITNPKNHVKMALVDHHVTPMISVNDPELMTGMPKGLTAATGMDALTHAMEAYVSTQATPITDACASKAIELIVNYLPRAVDNGEDMEAREMMAYAEFLAGMAFNNAGLGLVHAMAHQLGGFYDLPHGVCNAVLLPHVSAYNMPVIEDRLAAIGRHKGIVADTDLNNPRQCAIKTIESIVRLNMQVGIPANLSELGVLEKDLAEMAANAIKDSCISTNPREVDQQAIERIFKAAL; from the coding sequence TTGGCAAGGCAACTTATCACTCAGGATCATGTGGAAAAGCTTGCAAGTGGAACGACTTTAAATATCGGTCCGGGCCAGATTTTAACCCCTGGTGCTCGCGATGCAGCCTCTGCAAAAAAAATCCATCTAGCATTTGGTGAGCACGAAGAACCTCTGCAAAAAAGCAGTAAAGAGAAATCGCCACATATTGGTTACCACAGCGAGGCAGCAGAAAATGCTGGCCCTGATTTTTATATGCCACCACTTAACTTGCAAGGCCGTGGCTGCCTAAAACGCTTGGGTACCAAACTCAAGGAAATGGGTTTTAAAAAGGCGCTGTTGGTTACCGATAAAGTACTTCGCACTACCGGCTTGGTTGATAAAGTCACGGGCATGCTGGAATACGGTTATGGGATTGACACCATTATCTATGATGGCACCCAGCCGAACCCGACCACTACCAATGTTTATGACGGCGTTAAGTTACTGCAAAAACATGAATGTGACTTAGTCATTTCATTAGGTGGCGGCTCACCGCATGACTGCGCCAAAGCGATTGCATTAATTGCAACTAACGGTGGTCGTGTTTGCAACTTTGAAGGTATGGATAAGGTTCGCAAAGCAGCAATGCCACTGGCGGCAATTAACACTACTGCTGGCACTGCATCAGAAATGACGCGCTTTTGTATCATCACCAACCCAAAGAACCATGTAAAAATGGCTTTGGTTGATCATCATGTCACACCGATGATTTCGGTAAATGACCCTGAATTAATGACCGGCATGCCAAAAGGTTTAACCGCCGCTACCGGCATGGATGCATTAACTCATGCCATGGAAGCTTATGTTTCTACCCAGGCAACCCCGATTACCGATGCTTGCGCCAGTAAAGCGATTGAGCTGATTGTAAATTATCTGCCCAGAGCGGTAGATAATGGCGAAGACATGGAAGCTCGCGAAATGATGGCCTATGCCGAATTTTTGGCTGGCATGGCATTTAATAATGCAGGCCTTGGTTTGGTACACGCCATGGCACATCAGTTAGGTGGCTTTTACGATTTACCACACGGCGTTTGTAATGCGGTGCTGCTACCCCATGTGTCTGCTTATAATATGCCGGTGATTGAAGATCGGTTAGCAGCAATTGGCCGCCATAAAGGCATTGTTGCCGATACGGATTTAAACAATCCTCGCCAATGCGCAATTAAAACCATTGAAAGTATTGTTCGTTTGAACATGCAAGTGGGTATTCCTGCCAATTTAAGTGAATTGGGCGTACTGGAAAAAGATCTCGCCGAAATGGCTGCTAATGCAATTAAAGATTCTTGTATCTCAACCAACCCTCGGGAAGTTGACCAGCAAGCAATTGAAAGAATTTTTAAAGCCGCGCTTTGA
- the cobD gene encoding threonine-phosphate decarboxylase CobD, with protein sequence MINKQKNLQHGGGLIAAAEKFQIPVTDWLDLSTGVNPDCYPAQNISFEAWNRLPQTNDGLEQAAANYYQCQHLLPVAGSQAAIMALPQLRLANINLTVNLSSPHGFDSQGQIKILLPELGYKEHFKAWFNAGFSIELYQQTPTQQQIDAADVLLVINPNNPAGWCYSTEQLMEWHQQLAQKGGWLIVDEAFIDTAPDQSIAAQTGQQGLIVLRSLGKFFGLAGARVGFVLGCPGLLTALESYLGPWSISGPAREVATQALSDQNWQQQNRQKLIALGEQLQQLLQQYFSCEIHGPDLFKTVVINNASELHLALCQQGILTRLTDEQHALRFGLPANIEQFDRLANALNRLDI encoded by the coding sequence ATGATAAATAAACAAAAAAACCTACAACATGGCGGTGGATTAATCGCCGCCGCTGAAAAATTTCAGATTCCGGTGACTGACTGGCTAGATTTATCCACTGGCGTTAATCCCGATTGCTACCCGGCTCAAAATATTTCATTTGAAGCTTGGAACCGCTTACCCCAAACAAATGATGGGCTAGAACAAGCTGCAGCTAATTATTATCAGTGCCAACATTTATTGCCGGTAGCCGGTAGTCAGGCTGCGATTATGGCGCTGCCACAACTTAGGTTGGCCAATATTAATCTGACGGTAAATTTATCATCGCCCCATGGCTTTGATTCACAAGGGCAAATAAAAATATTACTCCCTGAACTGGGTTATAAAGAACATTTTAAAGCTTGGTTTAATGCTGGATTTTCTATCGAGCTTTATCAGCAAACACCCACGCAACAGCAAATTGATGCCGCTGACGTGTTGTTGGTAATTAACCCCAATAACCCTGCTGGCTGGTGTTATTCAACCGAACAACTTATGGAATGGCACCAACAGCTAGCACAAAAAGGCGGCTGGTTGATTGTCGATGAAGCTTTTATCGACACCGCGCCAGATCAGAGCATTGCTGCACAAACCGGCCAACAAGGTTTGATCGTTTTACGCTCGCTGGGAAAATTCTTTGGCTTGGCCGGCGCCCGAGTTGGCTTTGTACTCGGTTGCCCTGGTTTATTAACTGCATTAGAAAGTTACCTTGGCCCATGGAGCATTAGCGGGCCAGCACGAGAAGTCGCCACACAAGCGTTATCTGACCAAAACTGGCAGCAACAAAACCGGCAAAAGCTCATCGCATTAGGCGAACAGTTGCAGCAATTACTGCAACAATATTTCAGCTGCGAAATTCACGGCCCGGATTTATTCAAAACCGTGGTGATTAATAATGCATCTGAGCTGCATTTAGCACTCTGCCAGCAAGGCATTCTTACTCGTTTAACCGACGAACAACATGCACTACGTTTTGGCTTACCGGCAAATATTGAACAATTCGACCGGCTGGCGAATGCGCTAAATCGGTTAGATATCTAA
- the cbiB gene encoding adenosylcobinamide-phosphate synthase CbiB, with amino-acid sequence MWDLLTSVALQVALALILDRAFGEPSHHHPLVLFGKLANHLERWFHPGEAAMPSAQKKQGVIALVCAVAFPVIIALLLSKLPLVGWWVGVILLWLAIGGNSLAHHARQVSTALHYQNLPAARDKTQMIVSRNCATLDENGVVKATTESVLENGSDAIFGAIFWFVIAGAPGVVLYRLANTLDAMWGYRNDRFIWFGWAAARFDDLINYIPARLTAYTYAIQGEWKTARQCWQRQAPQWDSPNAGVVMAAGAGALEIQLGGPAVYHGEVHQRPELGCGKTAQAEDIERAIALIEKGPWIWVSSLFVLTLMFS; translated from the coding sequence ATGTGGGATCTGCTGACCTCGGTTGCACTTCAGGTCGCTTTAGCGCTGATTCTTGATCGGGCATTTGGTGAACCATCACACCACCATCCGCTGGTTTTATTTGGCAAGTTAGCCAATCACCTTGAACGCTGGTTTCATCCCGGCGAAGCCGCTATGCCAAGCGCACAGAAAAAACAGGGGGTGATTGCACTGGTTTGTGCTGTGGCATTCCCAGTCATTATTGCCTTGTTATTAAGTAAGTTACCGCTGGTTGGCTGGTGGGTTGGCGTAATACTGTTATGGCTGGCAATTGGCGGCAATAGTCTGGCGCACCATGCCCGGCAAGTATCGACCGCACTGCATTATCAGAATTTACCGGCAGCGCGGGATAAAACCCAAATGATTGTTAGCCGTAATTGCGCCACGTTGGATGAAAACGGTGTAGTAAAAGCCACCACAGAATCGGTTCTAGAAAATGGCAGCGATGCTATTTTTGGCGCTATTTTTTGGTTTGTAATTGCTGGTGCGCCCGGGGTTGTGCTCTATCGGTTAGCCAACACATTAGATGCAATGTGGGGTTATCGAAATGATCGCTTTATTTGGTTTGGCTGGGCGGCTGCTCGCTTCGACGACCTAATCAATTATATTCCGGCGCGCTTAACTGCTTATACCTATGCAATTCAAGGCGAATGGAAAACTGCCCGCCAATGCTGGCAGCGCCAAGCACCTCAGTGGGATAGCCCAAATGCCGGTGTGGTAATGGCAGCCGGTGCTGGTGCATTGGAAATTCAGTTAGGTGGCCCTGCGGTTTATCATGGTGAAGTTCACCAACGGCCAGAATTAGGTTGTGGAAAGACTGCACAAGCTGAAGATATTGAACGTGCAATTGCCTTAATAGAAAAAGGGCCGTGGATCTGGGTGAGTAGTTTATTTGTGCTCACTCTGATGTTTAGCTGA
- a CDS encoding EutN/CcmL family microcompartment protein produces MLIGKVTGNVWATRKHDGLRGQKLMVVEIIEHGKDVSSSSMVCADIIGAGIGETVLIARGGAARKALLPNEAPIDACIIGIIDDVEVQ; encoded by the coding sequence GTGTTAATTGGCAAGGTAACCGGCAATGTCTGGGCAACGCGCAAGCACGACGGTTTGCGTGGTCAGAAACTGATGGTGGTGGAAATTATTGAACATGGAAAAGATGTTTCATCCAGTTCAATGGTTTGTGCCGATATTATTGGCGCAGGTATCGGTGAAACTGTTTTGATTGCTCGCGGTGGCGCAGCACGCAAAGCTTTACTTCCAAATGAAGCGCCTATAGATGCCTGCATTATTGGCATCATTGATGATGTCGAAGTTCAATAA
- a CDS encoding cupin domain-containing protein, translating into MAEMTPELLEQVIRKVVAEQLGKTAAKPACNFDKHVDPSGVSVVRGKSVRPQKFDTGKPGDHVYLIDLFDLDESPRLGAGIMEMKESAFDWTLNYDEVDYIIEGTLEIIIDGRKVIGHAGDIILIPKGSNIQFSSPGFSRFMYVVYPANWEATCK; encoded by the coding sequence ATGGCAGAAATGACTCCTGAACTACTTGAACAGGTTATCCGTAAGGTTGTAGCAGAGCAGCTTGGCAAAACAGCCGCTAAGCCAGCCTGTAATTTCGACAAGCATGTTGATCCAAGCGGTGTTTCAGTCGTTCGTGGTAAGAGTGTTCGCCCTCAAAAGTTCGATACAGGCAAGCCAGGTGACCATGTATATCTGATCGATCTGTTTGATCTGGATGAAAGCCCACGTCTTGGCGCTGGCATCATGGAAATGAAAGAAAGTGCATTCGATTGGACCTTGAACTACGACGAAGTTGATTACATCATCGAAGGTACTTTGGAAATCATCATCGATGGCCGTAAAGTAATTGGCCATGCGGGTGATATTATTCTGATTCCTAAAGGCTCAAACATTCAGTTCAGCTCACCAGGTTTCTCCCGCTTTATGTATGTAGTTTACCCAGCAAACTGGGAAGCAACCTGCAAGTAA
- a CDS encoding BMC domain-containing protein, giving the protein MDQEKQRVIQEYVPGKQVTLAHLIAHPQKDIYTKLGLNGDDINAIGIMTITPAEASIIAADVATKAAGVNVGFLDRFTGCLVVSGDVSSVEEGLTAVLELLVSMGFAPSKLTRS; this is encoded by the coding sequence ATGGACCAAGAAAAGCAACGAGTGATACAGGAATATGTTCCTGGAAAACAGGTGACTTTAGCGCACCTGATTGCTCATCCGCAAAAAGATATTTATACCAAGCTAGGTTTAAATGGTGATGATATTAATGCGATTGGTATTATGACAATTACCCCAGCTGAAGCCTCGATTATTGCAGCAGATGTTGCAACCAAAGCGGCCGGTGTTAATGTTGGTTTTTTAGATAGATTTACCGGCTGCCTGGTTGTATCTGGTGATGTATCGAGTGTTGAAGAAGGCTTAACCGCGGTGCTCGAATTATTAGTGAGCATGGGTTTTGCGCCGAGTAAACTGACGCGATCTTAA